In Pelagicoccus albus, the DNA window GGAACGAACAAGACAAATTTAAACCCGTAGCTTGTACGACCGTTCATTTGGGCCCTCCCGTATGAGCTTAGCGTTAGATCAAAAATGAAGGAAATGAGCTATGAGAGACTTTTACTGGTTTGGTACGCTGCTCTCCCAACCAGCGTCTTGTTTGCCTTCTATGCTCCCAATAAAATAGCTATCTTAGCTTGTGGCATTGGGATGACACCGGTGATCCTGATGCACATGCGAGTGGAGGAAGACTTCATCCGCTACATGGGGTTTCACCACTCAGATGAATGGAAAAAAATCTACAGACCACCAAATACAAAAGAAGCCCGAATATTTTTGAAAAACGATGAGTCTTTTGAAAGTCATGAACTCGCGATAAGAAAAAAAGAATATCAATCGAAGGAGACTATGATCAAGATGATGCTTTTCATTTCCATCGCGATTCCGCTTATCGTCATAATCATAAAAAATAGTATCTAACCAGACGGACCATACAACTCCGGTCAGCGCTCCGCGCTGATCCTCGCGTATGTCCTCGACGTTAGATGAAAATAATGGATACACAAATAACCTATGATCAGCTCGATATCTTCCTCGACGCTGTCAGAGAATTTGTGGATCCACACAAACACGAAGTTTACGTTTTCTCCTACGGATCACACACAAAAGATCTCTTCCAAAAATTACGAAAAGACGAGGATCTTGATGTCGAGTGGGACGATACGGTTTTCCCTTTCGGACTGCGATGGCTTCAAATGTTCATCGCCAGTCATGGCGGCCTAGTAAAAGTAAAAGAAAGGAATAAGATTAAGAGTACTTTTATCCCGATGCCCGATCTGGCATTTGCCGATTTACTTGTAGCCGAAACCGGCTTGGCAACCGAACTCGACAAAAGAATTAAGAAAGAGAAGTCTGATTTCAGTTTCGAATCGATTCTTGCGACAGGTAAAGCCTTTCTCTTCAGAATGGACGGTGATTCATTCGAAGATACGATGCCAGCGGCTCTCCACTGTTCAGATTCATTTGCAACTTCTGTATCCAAACTTTGGAAAGAAAAAATTGTATCTAACCAGGCAGCCCATACAACTCCGGCCAGCGCTCCGCGCTGACCTGCGCGTATGGCTTTCACGTTGGACGAAAAAAGAATGATTAAACGAGTATCCAGTCTTTGGACCTATCCACTTAAATATGGATACATCACGTGCATCGGCATACTCGCACTCATGGCCTCATTCGAAGAGGCCAAAGAAGCACGTTTCATGATCCTTGCCTTTGGAGCTCTGATCGTACTTCTCAACTACGTTTTCTACCACAACCTTGCTACAGTCTACCAACTCAGCGACGGCTTGCGTTTCAATAGATCGAAGAAGGAATTTACTTACCCTTTCTCTGAAATCGAAGAAATCGTGATCGAGCGATTTGTGAACTGCCAACCAGTCAGAATTAAAATGAAAGATGGAGAGAGTTTTAGATTCGTATCGATTGGCACGCTCTTTTGGGCGAACGAAGAACTCATAGAAGAAATAAAAAATATGTCCAACCAAACGTCGCTCACAACTCCGGAGGCTACGCCTCCTACGTCGTGAGGACTCGACGTTAGCCGAAAATATAATTATGAAGATTGGTTTACCGTACCGAAGGATGCAGCATCCCGAACAGACGGTAGAACTTCTTGACCTAGCCATTTCAAGCTTCGGTTTCAGGCGAAGAACCCTAACCTTACGTTCAAGCTACAAGGCCCGAAGCATTCCAACTAAACCAACTTGTGTATGGAGGCTTTGGAGACTACCTACAAGAGGCTAACAAGTCGGCCCATTCAATTCCGGCAAACGCCCGCCCTTTCAATCCCACCAGAGACAAATCAACCCCTAATTTAAGTTAAACCCCAACTGAGGCCTACATGCATGGCCTCTGCGTTCGACGAAAGAATGAAACTAACCAGAACAATAGCAGAGTACAAAAAACATGAAGACACTCTGGTTTCGGAAATTCAGTTTATGCACTTTCCGGTCGAGCGAATTCGGACTCTTTGGGACACAGGAACTGATGACCAAAT includes these proteins:
- a CDS encoding DUF7683 domain-containing protein, with amino-acid sequence MKLTRTIAEYKKHEDTLVSEIQFMHFPVERIRTLWDTGTDDQMMATYKIEEHQMTEIQTYLDKSEIRNWDFQNCEYFIETSEDEK